AGCATAGCTTCTGGTTGTTGGGAGACGGGAAGAAGATACTCACATGGAAGGACAACTGGATAGTAGGCAAACAAGAACCACCAGTTTCTATTGATGATTCTGAATTAGCAGTCATTTATGGCATTGTAAGTGACTTAATTGATGAAGATACTAAAGCTTGGAAAGCTACAATTTTTCACCAGCTCTTCTCAGCAGATGATGCAGAGAAAATCCTAAGCATGAGAATACCTGCATATTCTACAGACATGCTAATCTGGACTCTCACAAGGAATGGTCAATTTACGGTGAAATCTGCCTATTAAAAAATGGTGGACATCAAGACTAATGCAGCTGATACTCATGATACGAATATGACTTTACTATGGAAACAATTGTGGAATTTGGACACTCTGCCAAGAATAAAACCTTCTTATGGAAGTGTATGAATGACATAATACCTTCAAGTGAACGCATGAGAAGAGTAATGCAATATTCTGGAGATATGTGCAGCATGTGTAATCAAGCTGTTGAAACGACTAAGCACATAATATGGGAATGTCCTTTTGCTCGAGCTATTTGGACTTCAATACTTGTAGCTAGAAGAAGTATGGATGATGCTGGTACTACGGGACATGACTGGATTAACAGCTGGTTCACAAATGAGTTCATCAAACTAGATGCGGACTGGATAATCAAGATGGCAAATGCCTGTTGGAAAATTTGGAAAGAACGATGTAGATGTGTTTTCGATGGGAAGAAGCCAAACCCTGTGGAAACTATTTGGAGTATCCAATATCTCAACTAAACAGCAGGGTCAGGAATGAAGAGGATACAACAACATAGCTGTCACAACAActtaactaatatttctcaaaatacCTGGATACCTCCCACTGCTTTTACCTATTCTATATGATGTGATGCTTCTTTTAAATCTACTTTAACTGAAAATCACGCAGGTATTGGTCTAATACTTCGTAATGCTGCAG
Above is a genomic segment from Papaver somniferum cultivar HN1 chromosome 10, ASM357369v1, whole genome shotgun sequence containing:
- the LOC113315798 gene encoding uncharacterized protein LOC113315798, translated to METIVEFGHSAKNKTFLWKCMNDIIPSSERMRRVMQYSGDMCSMCNQAVETTKHIIWECPFARAIWTSILVARRSMDDAGTTGHDWINSWFTNEFIKLDADWIIKMANACWKIWKERCRCVFDGKKPNPVETIWSIGLILRNAAGEFEQGRFIYERGYLDAEHAKIEGLRQAMLWTEELNIYQVCFELDAQTVVATVKEDYQKARWETQKLALDIISLFSKCSLWTCKFINRKNNKPADKLARHSRLFQINRSWIQYPPNFIVEALIYADANGVLNPII